The Ammoniphilus sp. CFH 90114 nucleotide sequence AAGGGAATAAGTTTCCGCCATCTCTTAATGAAAACGTTTCCAATTTGTTTCAAAAGAAAATAACGGTAAATTCTCCTCCTATTTCATCGAAAAAACTATGTTTTCTCGAAATAGACGAAGTTTTTACCGTTAATCATTCCAGTTAGAATTCCCTGTACACCATAAGTAGACTTTAGCTAGTAAATGTCTTCTAGAATACCCTGTAAGGGGTATAAACCCTGCAGCCCACTTCCCGTATATCTTGCCATTTCCTTAGGCTGGCTTGGATTCGTAATATCCTACCCAACTAGCTGTACTTATAACAACCTCCAACCCGCTACTACAACCACTCCCCCAACCATCGCCCAGAAAGGCTGACGGGTCTTCCAACCCATGAAGGCAGCACCTGCTGCTCCAAAAAGATAAGCCGGATCCCACGTTTGACCTGACTCAGGGATTAACAAAGGGGGAATGGCAAGCGAAGCAAACACTCCCAATGGAGCATAGGATAGAGCGCGATGGATGCGGGGCGAAAGGCCAGAGCGAGCTCCGAAGAGTAAAAAAGGGGCGCGAGTGAGGTAAGTGACTAACCCCATTCCTAGTATCATCCAGAAAAATTCGCTACTCATCTAACCATCCCCCATACACAATCGCCGTAAACGTCCCGAAGAACACCGCTGCTATCGGCCCCCATTGGTATTGAGCCACGGTACTAACGATTCCAACCAAGACCAGGCAGCCCCATTTCGTTCGAGTCGTAAGTTGCAGCATTAGAAGACCGATGAAGGTGGCCAAGAAGGCAAAATCAAGCCCAATGGCCTGAGTATCAAAAGTAAAGTGCCCGATCGTAGCTCCCGTCATGACACTGAATTGCCATAACGAGTAGTCCATCGTGGCCGAGCCTAGAAAATAATTGGCATCCCCGCCATGCCGACTGAACCGGTGAATGTTCACCCCATACGTTTCATCAGAAAGACTGACCGATCCAACCCACAATTTCCCTTTGCTTTGCCCTTTCAGATAGGGCCCAAGAGACAAACCATAAATA carries:
- a CDS encoding AzlD domain-containing protein, producing the protein MSSEFFWMILGMGLVTYLTRAPFLLFGARSGLSPRIHRALSYAPLGVFASLAIPPLLIPESGQTWDPAYLFGAAGAAFMGWKTRQPFWAMVGGVVVVAGWRLL
- a CDS encoding AzlC family ABC transporter permease codes for the protein MEATTLAEKRERPFIQGMWDTFPIVASGFFDGIVYAVIARQMGLSWTETVALSMMVNGASSQFAALGLIKQGIFGWPVILSTLLINARHIIYGLSLGPYLKGQSKGKLWVGSVSLSDETYGVNIHRFSRHGGDANYFLGSATMDYSLWQFSVMTGATIGHFTFDTQAIGLDFAFLATFIGLLMLQLTTRTKWGCLVLVGIVSTVAQYQWGPIAAVFFGTFTAIVYGGWLDE